The following coding sequences are from one Arachis hypogaea cultivar Tifrunner chromosome 7, arahy.Tifrunner.gnm2.J5K5, whole genome shotgun sequence window:
- the LOC112703346 gene encoding uncharacterized protein: protein MEGRGGSGGGGRRITVSPRPCSGRRVVAKKRTRGGVGGTDGFLNSVKKLQRREISSKRTRGFSMSDAQERFRNIRLQEEYDTHDPKGRPSVVLPFLRKRSKIIEIVAARDIVFALAQNGVCAAFSRETNERICFLNITPDEVIRSLFYNKNNDSLITVSVYASDSYSSLKCRSTRIEYIRRVQSDAGFALFESESLKWPGFVEFDDVNGKVLTYSAQDSIYKVFDLKNYTMLYSISDKNVQEIKISPGIMLLIFAKSSSHVPLKILSIEDGTVLKSFNHLLHRNKKVDFIEQFNEKLLVKQENENLQILDVRTFEITEVSRSEFMTPSAFIFLYENQLFLTFRNRTVAVWNFRGELVTSFEDHLLWHPDCNTNNIYITSDQDLIISYCKADSDDSLSEGNAGSINVSNILTGKCLAKIKASNSSPIVNQCSCGDDCSGSCHNTRKQKHDTKTRSTVAEALEDITALFYDEERNEIYTGNSHGLVHVWSN, encoded by the exons ATGGAAGGTCGTGGCGGTAGCGGCGGTGGTGGGAGGAGGATTACGGTGAGTCCGAGGCCGTGCAGTGGGCGGAGAGTGGTGGCGAAGAAGAGAACACGTGGCGGTGTAGGAGGAACAGATGGGTTCTTGAACAGTGTGAAGAAGCTTCAGAGGCGCGAAATCAGCTCCAAACGAACCCGTGGGTTCAGCATGAGCGATGCGCAGGAGAGGTTTCGCAACATCAGATTGCAG GAAGAATATGATACACATGATCCAAAAGGCCGCCCCTCCGTGGTATTACCCTTTCTGAGAAAAAGGTCAAAGATTATTGAGATTGTAGCAGCACGGGACATTGTTTTTGCTCTTGCACAAAATGGTGTTTGTGCGGCATTTAGCCGAG AGACCAATGAACGGATATGCTTCTTGAATATCACTCCAGATGAAGTTATCAGAAGCTTGTTTTACAACAAGAACAATGATTCACTTATCACAGTTTCTGTCTATGCTTCAGACAGTTACAGTTCTTTGAAATGCAGAAGCACAAGGATTGA ATATATAAGACGGGTTCAATCAGATGCTGGTTTTGCTCTTTTCGAATCTGAGTCATTGAAATGGCCAGGTTTTGTGGAGTTTGATGATGTAAACGGGAAGGTACTCACGTACTCTGCTCAGGATAG CATCTACAAGGTGTTTGACCTAAAAAACTATACAATGTTATACTCCATATCAGATAAAAATGTACAAGAGATTAAGATCAG TCCGGGGATCATGTTGTTGATTTTTGCTAAATCAAGCAGCCATGTCCCACTTAAAATTCTTTCAATAGAAGATGGTACTGTTTTGAAGTCTTTCAATCATCTCCTCCATCGGAATAAGAAGGTGGATTTTATAGAACAGTTCAATGAAAAGCTTCTTGTGAAGCAAGAAAACGAGAACCTCCAAATTCTTgat GTGCGGACTTTTGAGATAACAGAAGTCAGTAGAAGTGAATTTATGACACCATCTGCATTTATATTCCTGTATGAGAATCAATTGTTCCTTACATTTCGAAATCGAACTGTGGCTGTCTGGAACTTCCGTGGAGAACTTGTAACTTCTTTTGAAGATCACCTCTTGTGGCATCCTGATTGCAACACAAACAACATATATATAACCAGTGACCAGGATCTCATCATATCATACTGCAAGGCTGATTCTGATGATTCATTATCTGAAGGAAATG CGGGATCCATCAATGTCAGCAACATTCTAACTGGTAAGTGCCTTGCGAAGATAAAAGCAAGCAACAGCTCTCCCATTGTAAACCAATGTAGTTGCGGCGACGATTGTTCAGGTAGCTGTCATAACACGAGGAAACAAAAACATGACACCAAAACTAGGAGCACAGTTGCAGAAGCTTTGGAAGATATTACTGCTCTCTTCTACGATGAAGAGCGCAATGAGATCTACACGGGCAATAGCCACGGTCTGGTTCATGTCTGGTCCAACTGA